A region of the Oncorhynchus nerka isolate Pitt River linkage group LG26, Oner_Uvic_2.0, whole genome shotgun sequence genome:
ACATGGTTCAGTGGACAGACTTTGAGCGCGCCACCATTCAGAGCGTCTTCGAGAAGATGGACTACGATGACGTTGGGCCCGCGGCTCTTTCCAGGTAGTGCGTTTTAAAACTGTGGTCTACAAATTATTGGAATTAGTCATGttattatactgttattatattattatgcGCTTGTTATTATGATTTTCAAGACGAAGTCGTATTTGAGACAAGCATGTAATTAACGCGTAATTGACATCTCCAAATGACACATTAATTGATTTCCGTAAGATATGTGTGTATGCAGATATCACATTTGTGTAATTCTTTTAACGGTTTATTATTTCTACAGGTGTCTGGTTGTGTACCCCTGGACCCAGAGGTATTTCGGTAACTTTGGAAACCTGTACAACGCCGCTGCCATCCAGGGAAACCCAATGGTCGCCGCTCACGGAAAGACCGTCCTGCGCGGACTGGACCGGGCTGTCAAGAACATGGATGACATCAAGGCCACCTACGCAGAGTTGAGCGTGCTGCACTCCGAGAAATTGCGCGTGGATCCAGACAACTTCCGGGTAAATTGAAATGTTCTACTTCACACAAGGTACTTGCCTATCCATGGTGTGGCATAGATGGTGTGGCAGAATGCGTTTTCTTACTTGTCCATTTGCTCCTTTTTTGCAGCTGCTGGCTGACTGCCTTACTATTGTCGTTGCTGCGAGAATGGGTGCTGACTTCACCGCTGATGTCCAAGGCGCTTTCCAGAAGTTCCTGGCCGTCGTTGTGAGCTCCCTGGGCAGACAGTACCAATAGAGCCCCTCCACTCCGAGACGGACGACCACCAGAGTACCAACAAGCGCTGATCATTTGTTTAGAGGCACATGTTGTTCCTTCTACTAAAGCAAATAAAATCAGCAAAATAATATTTTCATCTGTGCCTTTTTTTTCTTGCATGAACATCAATATGGTGGCACATATAGCAGACTAATAGGCCTAATATGGTAATATGATTGGCTGTGGGAGTGAATATCGCAATAACCTTGTTTACCAGATATGGATCATGTGCAATATATACAAATATTTAGCAAATAACAAATCGTTTTTTTGCAATTACAATTAACAACACTGACATGTGACATTAGCTGTGCATGAGCGACGCATATAATGAAGACAAACGTGTGTCCAGAGATGCAGCATTGATAAATTCCTGTTTAATTACACACAATCGTCATTCATAAAGGTTCAACAGAACTTTTCAGAACAGATCTTGGTTGATTTATTAGCGTGGCAAGGAATTGTTGAATGGTCGAGAGTTTAACCAGATCAAAAtgccatacattttttaaaatgaatAATAATACGTCAGTTGGTCAATAGAACCCTATAAAATACATTTATCAGAGGCACCTCCTAAAGTGTTCAGATAGGAATCTATTAAAGTCATTAGATTACAGAtttgtaacggcagatttcctcctcttcgtctgaagaggagtaaggatcggaccaagatgcggcgtggtaagtgttcatgacgatttTAATAAGAAAAGCAAAAACAATAAACTAATACGTGAAATaaccaaaccgaaacagtcccgtgtggcacaaaaactgacacaggaaacaaacacccacaaaccaacagtgaaacccaggctacctaagtatgattctcaatcagagacaactaacgaaacctgcctctgattgagaaccatactaggccgaaacagaaacctaaacatagaaacacaaaacatagactgaCCACCCCaaatcacgccctgaccatactaaataaagacaaaacaaaggaaaataaaggtcagaacgtgaaaAGATTATTAAATCAATGAATTAATCAACCAATATTCTTAAGAAATTCAACAAGCTAGACTGTCTGTGTATTTCATTTTACATCAtctataaatgcaacatgtaacttTTCACATTTTATGACAACTAAACCCCATTGGTTTATAAAAATGCATTAACAATATGTTACAATTATAGCATGATCAGCAAAACCACTAGGTTATGTTTACACGTTATATATACGTTTTTATGTGTTTAGGAAATGTAATTAATAAATAATATTAATCAGttcatgatatatatatatatatatatatatatatatatatatatatatatatatatatatatatatatatatatatatatatatatatatgagtccTTAATTAGCCTAATTATCTAACATATGTTATTTTTGTATGTCAAATTGTTTTTGTTTATGTGGTCCTATGTCAAATAGTTTGTTCAATATTGTTGATCAGTAGCAAGTTCTAAGCGAGCCATTTGATTGATCTATAGGCTACTATTTCAACTTTGTTCCCCTTCtcgattttttaaattttactttTTAAACTTTTACTGCTAACTTCTCATTAATACTAGACTGATGAATCAATTCATTAATCAACCAATATTTCTAAGAAATTTAACAAGATATACTGTCTATTTCATTTCAAATAGTGTAAAATTTGGCATTTAACTGTTGACATTTTATGGAAACTGAACCACATTGTGTaatacaaataaattaataaTATGTTATAAATATAGCATGATCAGCCAATCAAAATCATTAGGTTATGTTTTACGTTTTAGTTTTATAGATAATCTCAGATTATAATCTATCCATAATGTTTACAAATAATATGTTGGTAGTCGATCAAATCCTTTCCCGATGTTgtttacaagcatttcgctacacctgaaataacatctgctaaacatgttatgtgacaaataacatttgatttgatttgtttgtaTGTCAAATTGTTTGTTCCAATCTTGATTTTCAATAGCAAGTTCGAGGAGGGCTATTTGATTCATCTATGGGCTACTGACGGTATTTGTACCCCTTTAATATTTTTAGACTACCTACGAAACCTTTACTGCAAACTTCTTAGAGGACTGCTCATATGGACATGCGGCAATGTTTTGCATTGTCTCAGTTTTCTTTATGAATACGTTTTTGCATTTCGTCAAGATTTCGAGAAATAGTTATTTCAGCAACGTATTTCATCATATCAAGTCTAGACGTATTTCATCATATCAAGTCTAGACGCTACAACACGACTCATTAAAAAGCAAAGTAAAGACCAGATAACATGG
Encoded here:
- the LOC115110387 gene encoding hemoglobin subunit beta-like — encoded protein: MVQWTDFERATIQSVFEKMDYDDVGPAALSRCLVVYPWTQRYFGNFGNLYNAAAIQGNPMVAAHGKTVLRGLDRAVKNMDDIKATYAELSVLHSEKLRVDPDNFRLLADCLTIVVAARMGADFTADVQGAFQKFLAVVVSSLGRQYQ